From the genome of Jannaschia sp. S6380:
CCGCCTGACAGGAACTGGAGCACGGCCGGCAAGGCGACCAGCCAATGCGCGAGCATTCGGCGAATGGACGGGGCTGGTATCGGCCATCGCAGCCTCCTGCAATCGAAGGCCGAACACCGTACGGGGGCGGCGATCCCGCCCCCGGCGGTGCGATCAATCGTCCAGTCGGACGTGGGCGGTCTTGTCCTGAAAATCCTCCTTCGGATCACTGCCCATCAGCATCTTGATCCCGGCCACGAGGCTCGACCCGTCCTCCCACAACTCCGCCTCCTTCGCGTCGAAGCGGATCAGGCGCATCTTCGGATCATCCTTGCCCTCGAACCATGCGGCGACGAACGGATTCCACAGCCGGTCGATCACCTCGGGGTCATTGTCCAAGGTCATCGTCCCGCTGGCCGAGGCCCACATGTCATGCCCCTTGCTGACGAAGGTCATGGTGCCCGGGCGGTTCGATCCGGAGAGGATCCGGCCCAGATCGGTCTCGACCGAGGTGAAGAACCAGAGCGGGCCGGTATTCTCGTCGCCGTCGACCTGCGCGGTCATCGGGCGGGGATAGGCGCCGTCGCAGCCCAGGAATACGGTCATGTCGGACCGAAGGGCCTTCCAGAACTTGGCTTCGATCTTGTCGGGGGCGGTCATGTGCATCTCCTGTCGGTGGGTCTGCGGGGAAACGTGCGGGGCGGCGCCCTGTTCCGCCGGGAACACGCGATGCGCCGCCCGCGTTGACGCGCCACCCATGCGAAGAACGGAGTGACCGACATGAAACCCTTCCTACTGCTGACCGCGTTGCTGACCACCCTCGCCGCCTGCGAGACGATCGAGGGCGCCGGCCAGGACATCGAGGATGGTGGCCAGGCGATCCAGAACGCTGCGAATTGAGCGATTGCCGGTCCGCTTCGAACGGACCGGCCGAACCGACGCACATAACCGAAAACGCCCCCGCCCGGATGGTCGGGGGCGTCCTCGTTTCAACGGTTCGGATTGAACGCGAGGCGGGGCGTCCGTGGCGAAACGCGCTGTTTCTGCGGAATTGGGTAATGGTGATGGGCTTGGTGACCCGCCGATCGTAGCCCATTTGATGCAAAATGCAGTGGGGCAAGGTCCGGGCGTTAAGGCTCTGGCAATGTCTGCGCGACCATGACGGCGTCGTTCAGAAGCCAAGGAACCAAAGATGAAGATCACGTCCATTGCCTCAATTGTGTTCGTCGCCGCTATCGTTTCGGGTTGTGCCAAACAACCCGAGGCAATTCAGGCAAGCTATGTCTCTCCCACCGTTTTCGCAGACCGAAATTGCGCGTCGATCGTGACCGAGCGCAATCGGGTCGTTCAGGAGGTCAACACCGTCAGCGCGGCCCAGAAAAAGAAGGCAAATTCCGATGCGGTTGCGACCGGCGTGGGCACGATCCTGTTTTGGCCGGCCCTGTTCATGCTGGCGACAGGTGGCGACAACGAAGCGCAGCTCGCCACCTTGAAGGGCAACTATGACGCGCTGACGGAGGCCGGGACGGCGAAAGGCTGCTTCTAGTTCCGCGCTAAATGCCAGGAATTTTCGCAGGGCGTGTGACCGACACACGTCCTGCGGACCTTACCAGAGACAGGATCAGTCAGAAGGCCGGCTCTCGCGATCAGTCATGGTGTGGGACGGCAAATTCCACGGCTTCGGATATGGTTCGTCGCATCGAAAGTCGATCATCTATACGGCCCGACCCTACGATCCCTTTTGCAATGAACCCTACTGCGGAACGCCAATCCGGTTTGAGGCGCTACCCATCCATCTTCAATGCCGAAATAAACGCGCTCTGCGGGATCTCCACTTTCCCGAACTGGCGCATCTTCTTCTTGCCCGCCTTCTGCTTCTCCAGCAGCTTCTTCTTCCGTGTCGCGTCGCCGCCGTAGCATTTCGCGGTCACGTCCTTGCGCATGGCCGACAGGGTTTCGCGGGCGATGACCTTTCCGCCGATGGCCGCCTGGATCGGGATCTTGAACATGTGGCGGGGGATCAGGTCCTTCAGCTTCTCGACCATGGCGCGGCCACGTTGTTCGGCACGGTCGCGGTGGACCATGGTGGACAGGGCGTCCACGGGCTCGTCATTGACCAGGATCGACATCTTGACCAGCGCATCCTCGCGGTAGCCGATCATCTGGTAGTCGAAGCTGGCATATCCCTTCGTCACCGATTTCAGACGGTCGTAGAAGTCGAACACCACCTCGTTGAGCGGCAGGTCGTAGACCACCATCGCGCGCGGACCGGCATAGGTCAGGTCGAGCTGGACGCCGCGACGATCCTGGCAGAGTTTCAGCACATCGCCCAGATAGTCGTCGGGCACCAGGATCGTGGCCTTGATCCGCGGCTCCTCCAGGTGGTCGACATGGGTCAGGTCGGGCATGTCGGCGGGGTTGTGCAACTCCGTCATCGTGCCGTCCTTCATGTGGATGTGATAGACGACGCTGGGCGCGGTGGTGATCAGGTCGATGCCGTATTCGCGCTCCAGCCGGTCGCGGATCACCTCCAGATGCAGCAGGCCCAGGAAGCCGCAGCGGAAGCCGAAACCCAGCGCAGCCGAGGTCTCGACCTCCGACGAGAAGGACGCATCGTTGAGCGAAAGCTTCTCGATCGCGTCGCGCAGATCCTCGAACTCGGCGGCATCGACCGGGAACAGGCCGCAGAAGACCACGGGGACCGAGGGCTTGAACCCCGGCAGGGCGCGGGTCGTGCCGCGCTTCTCATGCGTGATCGTATCGCCGACGCGGGTGTCGCGGACCTGCTTGATCGACGCCGTCAGAAACCCGATCTCGCCCGGACCCAGCACGTCGATCTCGGTCATGGGCGGGCGGAAGACGCCGATGCGGTCGACATGATGGGTGGTGCCGTTCGACATGAACTTGATGCGGTCGCCTTTTCGCAGATGTCCGTCGATGATGCGCACCAGGACGATCACGCCCAGATAGGCGTCGTACCAGCTGTCGACCAGCATCGCCTTGAGCGGCGCGTCGGCGTCGCCCTTCGGGGCGGGCAGCTTGTCGACGATGGCCTGCAACGTCGCGGTGATGCCCTCGCCGGTCTTGGCCGACACCAGCAGCGCTTCGGAGGCGTCGATGCCGATGACGTCTTCGATCTGCTCGCGAACGCGGTCGGGCTCGGAAGCGGGCAGGTCGATCTTGTTGAGGACGGGGACGATTTCATGGTCCGCGTCGATGGCCTGATAGACGTTGGCCAGCGTCTGCGCCTCGACGCCCTGGGTCGAGTCGACCACCAGCAGGGAGCCTTCGACAGCGCGCATGGAGCGGCTGACCTCATAGGCAAAGTCCACGTGGCCGGGCGTGTCGATGAGGTTCAGGACATAGTCCTGGCCGTCGGCCGCGGTCCAGTCGATGCGGACGGTGTTGGCCTTGATGGTGATGCCGCGCTCGCGCTCGATATCCATGGCGTCGAGCATCTGTTCCTTCATGTCGCGCAGGGCGACGGTGTTCGTCTCCTGGATCAGGCGGTCGGCGAGGGTCGACTTGCCGTGGTCGATATGGGCGACGATGGAGAAGTTGCGGATGCGGGAGAGGTCGGTCATGTGGCGCGGCCCTTTGGCAGGTTTCACGCCGGATACACCGGAGGCCCCGAGGGTGGAAGAGGGGCGGTCGTCGCGGGGGGTGCCAGGTGCACACCAACCGTCCGCCCCACGTGCAGACGTTCGAACGCGTGGGGCGGCCGGCCAGGGGATCGGCTCCGGCATGGCCGGCCCGATCCCCTTCCCCACAGGGTTCAGCGGGCGCGGCGGCAGACGCCGGCGTCGTCGCAGAACACGCCGGCCAGGCCGCCGATGATCGCGCCGCGATCGCCGTTGCCGTTCACGGCCTTGGCCGCGCCATAGCCGACCGCGGCGCCGACGAGGCCGCGCTCCATGTCGCTGTCGATGGCGGCGCCGGGTCCGCAGGCGGTGAGCAGGGCGGTCGCGGCGATGATGGCCAGAATGGGTTTCATGTCGTCTCTCCAATAAGGTCCCGGTCGTTCGCCGGGTTCGGTCGTGGCGCGTCTCATGGCGCCGAAGGACCGGATGGCGGCCGGAACGCGCGAGGCATTCCGACCGGCCCGATCCGGCATGGGTGGCTGCTAGCGGATTCCGTGCCGGTTATCCGATGACGGGCGGCGATGGCGAGGGGTACGGGCGGATTTCCGCAGGGCATTTGGATGACGTGCGTTGCCGGGGGCCGATCGTTCGTTTCGGACCTGACCCGTCGTTTCCCTGCCTGGACCCGCCGATCCGGAACCACTGCAAGGCGGGGCGCAAGCTTCCGGCAACCCCTTGCGGCGGCCTGCGGCATCCCGTCCTCGCCCGGTGCGCCAATCGCGTTATGTTCCCTGCCAACCCCGGCGGCGGGCCTGGCCCGACTGCCGCGCGAACAGAACCGAATGCCAGTCTTTGGGAGACGCACAGATGACGAGATACCCCCTGAAAGTCACGCTTGCCGCCGCTGCCATCACGGCCGGGGGCGCCGCGCAGGCACAGACGCCCTGCGACGACGTCGCCATCACCGAAATGGACTGGGCGTCATCCGCGATCGTCACCCATGTGGCGACCTTCCTGATGGAGCAGGGATATGGCTGCGACGTGCTGATGGTCCCGTCCTCCACCACGCCGGCGATGGCATCGGTGGCAGAAACGGGCCGGCCCGATATCGTCACGGAGGTCTGGCCCAACGGCAATCCGGCCTATGACGGCTTGGTGGAGGCGGGCAAGATCGCGACGATTGCGAACGTCTTGTCCGACAGCAGCGTACAGGGCTGGTACGTTCCGACCTACCTTGTGGAAGACCACCCCGAACTGGCCACCCTGCAGGGTATTCTCGACAATCCGGACCTGGTGGGCGGGCGCCTGCATTCCTGCCCCGACGGATGGCAATGCAAGGACACCACCGAGTCGATCGCCCGCGCCGTCGATCTCGAGGGAGCGGGCATCGAACTCTTCCAGCACGGATCGGGCGAGACCCTGGCCACATCGATGGCCGCCGCCGTCGAGAACCGCGAGCCTTGGCTCGGCTACTATTGGGAGCCGACGAGCCTGATCGGGAAATACGAGATGACACGCGTCGACCTGGGGCCGTTCGATGCCGAGGTCTGGGCCTGTACCGTCGATCCGGATTGCGAGGAGGATGGGCTGACCGCATATGCGTCTACGCCCGTCGTGACGGTCGTGACCACGACCTTCGCCGACGATCAGCCCGAACTGGCAGCGTTGATGTCGAATGTCGCGTTCACCAACGCCCAGATGGGCGACGTCCTTGCGTGGCAGGAGGACAACAGCGCCTCCGCCGAGGAGGCAGCCGTCTATTTCCTGACGACCTATGACGACGTCTGGCCGGCCTGGCTGAACGACGAGGCCCGCGCCAACCTCTCGGCGCTGATCGAATAGGCGACATTTCAAGAACACCCGGCCCGGTCACATCGGGCCGGCTGTCGCGGCGCGCCGATCGGGACCGGCCCGCCGCGGTCCCTGCGACGACGCCCCCTACTCCGCCAGTCGCTGTTCAAGCCTGAGGCCCTTGGCCGAGCGGTCCGGGAAACCGGTCCAGTAGGTGTGATCGGCGGCGGGGTCGCCGGACTCCGTCATCGACCAGACGCCATCCTCGGCATTCTCGACCAGGTCGAAGTAATCGGCGGCGTCCG
Proteins encoded in this window:
- the lepA gene encoding translation elongation factor 4 translates to MTDLSRIRNFSIVAHIDHGKSTLADRLIQETNTVALRDMKEQMLDAMDIERERGITIKANTVRIDWTAADGQDYVLNLIDTPGHVDFAYEVSRSMRAVEGSLLVVDSTQGVEAQTLANVYQAIDADHEIVPVLNKIDLPASEPDRVREQIEDVIGIDASEALLVSAKTGEGITATLQAIVDKLPAPKGDADAPLKAMLVDSWYDAYLGVIVLVRIIDGHLRKGDRIKFMSNGTTHHVDRIGVFRPPMTEIDVLGPGEIGFLTASIKQVRDTRVGDTITHEKRGTTRALPGFKPSVPVVFCGLFPVDAAEFEDLRDAIEKLSLNDASFSSEVETSAALGFGFRCGFLGLLHLEVIRDRLEREYGIDLITTAPSVVYHIHMKDGTMTELHNPADMPDLTHVDHLEEPRIKATILVPDDYLGDVLKLCQDRRGVQLDLTYAGPRAMVVYDLPLNEVVFDFYDRLKSVTKGYASFDYQMIGYREDALVKMSILVNDEPVDALSTMVHRDRAEQRGRAMVEKLKDLIPRHMFKIPIQAAIGGKVIARETLSAMRKDVTAKCYGGDATRKKKLLEKQKAGKKKMRQFGKVEIPQSAFISALKMDG
- a CDS encoding pyridoxamine 5'-phosphate oxidase family protein; the protein is MTAPDKIEAKFWKALRSDMTVFLGCDGAYPRPMTAQVDGDENTGPLWFFTSVETDLGRILSGSNRPGTMTFVSKGHDMWASASGTMTLDNDPEVIDRLWNPFVAAWFEGKDDPKMRLIRFDAKEAELWEDGSSLVAGIKMLMGSDPKEDFQDKTAHVRLDD
- a CDS encoding entericidin A/B family lipoprotein is translated as MKPFLLLTALLTTLAACETIEGAGQDIEDGGQAIQNAAN
- a CDS encoding glycine betaine ABC transporter substrate-binding protein, which translates into the protein MTRYPLKVTLAAAAITAGGAAQAQTPCDDVAITEMDWASSAIVTHVATFLMEQGYGCDVLMVPSSTTPAMASVAETGRPDIVTEVWPNGNPAYDGLVEAGKIATIANVLSDSSVQGWYVPTYLVEDHPELATLQGILDNPDLVGGRLHSCPDGWQCKDTTESIARAVDLEGAGIELFQHGSGETLATSMAAAVENREPWLGYYWEPTSLIGKYEMTRVDLGPFDAEVWACTVDPDCEEDGLTAYASTPVVTVVTTTFADDQPELAALMSNVAFTNAQMGDVLAWQEDNSASAEEAAVYFLTTYDDVWPAWLNDEARANLSALIE